One Gimesia aquarii DNA segment encodes these proteins:
- a CDS encoding carboxypeptidase-like regulatory domain-containing protein → MNFPLSLLKMRIQTCYQFLLIALIGIGISGCSGGSETPKVFSELVTAKGKITLDDAPLAAATITFIPQEGEADIRMASAITDNSGIFELITPIANVSPEETKGIAPGNYKVIISKVLMPDGSVVPPETTEADAMAEGAKESLPAKYSNFENTKLTVEVEQSTDPNLTYDFELQSK, encoded by the coding sequence ATGAATTTTCCATTATCACTGTTAAAAATGCGAATACAAACCTGCTATCAGTTTCTTCTCATTGCATTGATCGGCATAGGTATTTCAGGTTGTAGTGGAGGTTCAGAAACTCCGAAGGTCTTCTCTGAACTCGTCACCGCTAAGGGAAAAATCACATTAGATGATGCGCCATTGGCTGCCGCAACCATCACATTTATCCCTCAAGAGGGAGAAGCAGACATTCGGATGGCATCTGCCATCACAGACAACTCAGGTATTTTTGAATTAATTACGCCGATTGCCAATGTGAGTCCTGAGGAAACAAAGGGAATCGCTCCAGGTAACTACAAAGTTATCATCAGCAAAGTATTGATGCCAGACGGATCTGTTGTACCTCCAGAAACCACAGAAGCAGATGCCATGGCAGAAGGAGCCAAAGAATCGTTGCCTGCCAAATATAGTAATTTTGAAAACACGAAGTTAACAGTGGAAGTGGAACAAAGTACCGATCCGAATCTGACTTATGATTTCGAATTACAATCAAAGTAA
- a CDS encoding sugar phosphate isomerase/epimerase family protein — translation MITSNLLSRRQFVLLAATAAVSGPSLVRGAEHKDGYLNGRLYKTLKIGMVRSGKTLEEKFAIAKEAGFDGIELNCPGINVAEVRAAIKATGLPVDGSVNAGHWNVRHTDPDPAVRAKALASLQEALRQTHAVGGNSVLLVVGRGSDGPEEEIWKRSVENISKAVPLAAELGIHILVENVWNQFCYDHEGDHTQTADKFVKYIDEFDSPWVGMQFDIGNHWKYGSMGDWIRQLNKRIVKLDLKGFSREMSKFTKIGAGDLDWADVRKALAEIKYSGWAAAEVAGGDLERLKEISSNMDRVFGLKTQS, via the coding sequence ATGATTACATCAAATTTACTTTCTCGTCGCCAGTTTGTACTGTTAGCGGCAACCGCTGCTGTTTCCGGCCCATCGCTTGTACGAGGGGCGGAGCATAAAGATGGCTATCTCAACGGTCGCCTGTATAAGACTCTTAAGATTGGGATGGTTCGATCTGGTAAGACACTCGAAGAAAAATTTGCGATTGCGAAGGAAGCCGGGTTCGACGGGATCGAATTAAATTGTCCGGGGATCAATGTCGCAGAAGTGCGAGCCGCCATCAAAGCGACGGGACTTCCGGTAGACGGGTCGGTCAATGCCGGGCACTGGAATGTTCGCCACACAGATCCAGATCCCGCAGTACGTGCAAAAGCACTGGCCAGTTTGCAGGAAGCCCTTCGCCAGACTCATGCCGTCGGTGGGAACTCAGTTCTGCTTGTCGTGGGCCGAGGAAGCGACGGTCCCGAAGAAGAAATCTGGAAGCGATCAGTCGAGAATATCTCAAAGGCAGTGCCGCTGGCTGCAGAACTCGGCATTCATATCCTGGTCGAAAATGTCTGGAACCAGTTCTGCTATGACCACGAAGGTGACCACACTCAGACCGCGGATAAGTTTGTGAAGTACATTGACGAATTCGATTCTCCCTGGGTCGGCATGCAGTTTGATATTGGTAATCACTGGAAGTATGGCAGCATGGGCGACTGGATTCGCCAGCTCAATAAACGGATCGTCAAGCTTGACCTGAAAGGCTTCTCTCGCGAAATGAGCAAGTTTACAAAGATCGGCGCAGGCGATCTGGACTGGGCCGATGTTCGAAAGGCGCTTGCAGAGATCAAGTACTCCGGCTGGGCGGCAGCGGAAGTAGCCGGCGGTGATCTTGAGCGTCTGAAAGAAATCTCCAGCAACATGGATCGCGTCTTTGGCCTCAAGACACAATCCTGA
- a CDS encoding VOC family protein yields the protein MKFGYMLFYVRDVEETLEFFETAFGLERKFLSVEGDKGYCELNTGTTVLGFVSYSQAKSAGINFIEPQSEGPAQAVEIGFVTDDIATAYEKAVKNGATPVAPPAEKPWGQTVSYVRDINGFLVEICSEVTK from the coding sequence ATGAAATTCGGATATATGCTGTTCTACGTTAGGGATGTCGAGGAAACATTGGAATTTTTCGAGACGGCATTTGGACTTGAAAGAAAGTTCTTAAGTGTCGAGGGGGACAAAGGATACTGTGAGTTGAACACTGGCACTACGGTGCTTGGATTTGTGTCTTATTCCCAGGCAAAGTCTGCGGGAATCAACTTTATTGAGCCACAATCGGAAGGACCGGCGCAGGCTGTTGAAATTGGTTTTGTCACAGATGACATAGCAACTGCCTACGAAAAAGCCGTCAAAAACGGAGCCACGCCTGTGGCTCCACCGGCAGAAAAACCATGGGGGCAAACGGTATCTTATGTCCGTGATATCAATGGCTTTTTAGTCGAAATCTGCTCCGAAGTAACCAAGTAG
- a CDS encoding DUF1559 domain-containing protein, which translates to MEQERPSKKRRGFTLIELLVVIAIIAILIALLLPAVQQAREAARRSTCKNQLKQLGLALHNYHDTHSVFPPGQVASGDCGSSPNPPLTAMNMNGLVLLLPYLDQAALYSNLDFNLAFDDYSSSGIPLSGGNATTNANQVNRVMTIFSCPTDPGPGGSSTSTTYNLPGGTPEHRTNYDFISIRLHTECNRWATRSLTTRFMFEDGSKCRIRDIKDGASNTAMMTETRKSCCGNGNNASWAGRGWVQIGLSLGQSPPNNTIRSGIDFKPRLGDWGWTGSWHVGGLHVLMADGAVIFLSENSDVSIRRNLDRIADGNVLGEFR; encoded by the coding sequence ATGGAACAGGAACGACCTTCAAAAAAACGAAGAGGATTTACCCTTATTGAATTACTTGTGGTGATTGCGATCATTGCCATTTTGATTGCCCTCTTACTTCCCGCGGTTCAGCAGGCACGTGAAGCAGCCAGACGAAGTACCTGTAAAAACCAATTAAAACAGCTGGGATTAGCACTCCATAATTACCACGACACGCACAGTGTCTTCCCTCCAGGCCAAGTAGCAAGTGGGGATTGTGGTTCAAGTCCCAACCCACCACTCACTGCAATGAACATGAATGGGTTAGTTTTACTTCTTCCTTACTTAGATCAGGCAGCACTTTACTCTAATCTGGATTTCAATCTCGCCTTTGATGATTATTCTTCAAGTGGTATCCCGCTTTCGGGAGGCAATGCAACCACAAATGCCAACCAGGTGAATCGAGTCATGACCATCTTTAGTTGTCCTACTGATCCAGGCCCTGGAGGTTCATCCACAAGTACTACTTATAATTTACCTGGTGGAACTCCGGAACATAGAACAAATTATGATTTTATTTCTATCAGACTACATACAGAATGTAATAGATGGGCAACACGTTCACTCACAACCAGATTCATGTTTGAAGATGGTAGTAAGTGCCGTATTCGAGATATTAAGGATGGAGCAAGTAACACAGCCATGATGACTGAAACCAGAAAATCATGTTGTGGTAATGGAAATAATGCGAGTTGGGCCGGTCGTGGTTGGGTACAAATCGGACTCTCACTGGGACAATCACCACCAAACAATACCATTCGTAGTGGAATTGATTTTAAACCACGTTTGGGTGACTGGGGTTGGACAGGCAGTTGGCACGTCGGTGGATTGCACGTATTAATGGCAGATGGCGCAGTGATTTTTCTCAGTGAAAATAGCGATGTCAGTATTCGAAGGAATCTTGATCGAATTGCTGATGGAAATGTTCTCGGCGAATTCCGCTAA
- a CDS encoding DUF6597 domain-containing transcriptional factor, translated as MDYTRERYKEQLPAKALRPYVDCFWSSLAPAHIAPVTRRILPDGCIDFIFDLSPSSSCEGKVVGTMTRPLLFQITDSVCLVAVRFRPGGAAPFLNFAADEVTDLQCELPREWRMVRLSDRLRDETTLSGRIHQLESALLDRLAETLPVDKRVQIAISMIEQGHKRIGAIANEVGTSRQHLNRLFRQHVGVGAKCFGRVVRLQQLLAHVETTKQANWSFAALNVGYYDQAHMVTECRSLTGLTPTELAAR; from the coding sequence ATGGACTACACACGAGAAAGATACAAAGAACAATTGCCCGCAAAAGCTTTACGTCCTTACGTCGATTGCTTCTGGAGTTCACTAGCACCCGCTCATATCGCACCTGTTACGCGTCGCATTCTGCCCGATGGTTGTATCGACTTTATCTTCGACTTATCGCCGAGTAGCAGTTGTGAAGGAAAAGTCGTTGGGACGATGACCAGACCACTGCTGTTCCAGATTACAGACTCTGTTTGTTTAGTTGCAGTACGATTTCGACCTGGAGGAGCTGCTCCATTTCTCAATTTTGCTGCAGATGAGGTTACCGATTTGCAATGCGAACTCCCCCGAGAGTGGCGGATGGTCCGACTGTCTGACCGACTCCGCGATGAGACTACGCTCTCGGGAAGGATTCATCAACTTGAATCCGCCTTGCTCGACCGTTTAGCAGAAACTTTACCTGTAGATAAACGAGTTCAAATTGCTATTTCGATGATTGAGCAAGGGCATAAACGTATCGGAGCGATTGCCAACGAGGTCGGCACGAGTCGACAGCATCTTAATCGACTATTTCGACAGCATGTGGGAGTGGGAGCGAAATGCTTTGGACGCGTCGTTCGTTTACAGCAATTGCTTGCCCATGTCGAAACAACTAAGCAAGCAAATTGGTCATTTGCTGCGTTGAATGTTGGCTACTATGACCAGGCTCATATGGTCACCGAATGCCGCAGTTTAACCGGCTTAACACCAACTGAATTAGCTGCTCGCTGA
- a CDS encoding S9 family peptidase, protein MNYFFTFTILSVAVVIQVVAGIAEGQTQTPRWQEGASERLRAIYDRGEFRAPKVEAEWLPDSSGYKLRETDPDTKKRVVALYDVRSGARNIVDNAKPERLLSPDGRRILETRNRKIFVSDVDRNQRTVLTEDVGDRDISFRDLRWSPSGKYVSFVEIDRTEVRQRSVLVPGDPTYPRVAQNRFARVGGKLNSLRVGIADSAGEKVRWLPIEVAEEGFYLGQVDWIGNSDELLIEKMSRFRDKREFWIASVDGKLTRIYGEVNDAWAIGSHRINSGARWIRDGEAFIFISEKDGWRHAWLCSRDGKQETKLTRGEFDLINRAHVDEAGGWYYFYASPDNATQKYLYRVPLDGTGTLERISPKDQPGTHDYEISPDAKWAIHTYSRLNTPPSVEVVELPEHKVVRVINENSQLRAKMKQMVPRPSEFVQIDIGDGVVMDAVITKPSDFDESKKYPVFVYVYGEPYLQTVLDKWGAAQIDFHRVVADTGYVVVSIDNRGTAAPKGAAWRRSVFGSLGPLSTEDQAAALKKLAEMEPYIDLNRVGIWGWSGGGSNTLNAMFRKPDVYHVGIAVVPKPQPWLYNAWFQEIYMRTREVNPEGYKRSAPINFAEGLKGKLLIVTGSGETNTHIQIIEGLVDRLIELGKPFDYMVYPNRDHGLREGPGSVVHVRMLILRHLIENLPRGPR, encoded by the coding sequence ATGAATTATTTCTTTACTTTTACCATTCTTTCCGTGGCAGTTGTAATCCAGGTTGTCGCTGGAATCGCCGAAGGTCAGACTCAAACTCCAAGGTGGCAGGAGGGAGCCAGTGAGCGACTCCGCGCCATTTATGACCGCGGCGAATTTCGCGCTCCAAAAGTCGAGGCCGAGTGGCTTCCCGATAGTTCCGGATACAAACTGCGCGAAACAGATCCGGACACGAAAAAACGCGTTGTGGCTCTCTACGATGTTCGTTCCGGAGCACGCAACATTGTCGACAATGCAAAGCCGGAAAGGTTACTTTCCCCTGACGGTCGACGCATCCTGGAAACGCGCAATCGAAAAATCTTCGTGAGTGACGTCGATCGCAATCAACGAACAGTGCTAACAGAGGACGTCGGCGATCGCGACATTTCCTTTCGCGACCTTCGCTGGAGTCCGAGTGGCAAATACGTTTCGTTTGTTGAGATTGACCGGACTGAAGTCAGGCAACGATCTGTTCTGGTGCCCGGTGATCCGACCTATCCACGTGTCGCTCAAAATCGATTTGCCAGAGTGGGCGGCAAGCTGAATTCACTTCGCGTTGGAATCGCTGACTCAGCCGGCGAAAAAGTCCGTTGGCTGCCAATCGAAGTTGCCGAGGAGGGTTTCTATCTAGGCCAAGTCGATTGGATTGGAAATTCCGATGAATTGTTGATTGAAAAGATGAGTCGTTTCCGTGATAAACGTGAATTCTGGATCGCTTCAGTCGATGGAAAACTCACTCGCATCTACGGCGAAGTCAACGATGCCTGGGCCATCGGCAGCCATAGAATCAATTCCGGGGCGAGATGGATTCGTGATGGCGAAGCATTCATTTTTATCAGCGAGAAGGACGGCTGGCGACACGCGTGGCTATGCTCACGTGATGGAAAGCAGGAAACCAAACTCACACGCGGTGAGTTCGATCTGATCAATCGGGCTCACGTCGATGAGGCTGGCGGTTGGTATTACTTCTACGCCTCACCCGACAATGCGACACAAAAGTATCTCTACCGAGTCCCACTGGACGGTACTGGAACTTTGGAACGAATTTCACCAAAGGATCAGCCCGGCACGCACGACTATGAAATTTCGCCTGATGCGAAATGGGCCATTCATACCTATTCCCGTTTAAATACGCCGCCCAGTGTCGAGGTAGTCGAGTTGCCCGAACACAAGGTCGTTCGCGTTATCAATGAGAATAGCCAACTGCGGGCAAAGATGAAACAAATGGTGCCGCGACCGTCCGAATTTGTTCAGATCGATATCGGCGACGGTGTGGTCATGGACGCAGTGATCACGAAGCCAAGTGATTTTGACGAATCGAAAAAGTACCCCGTCTTCGTCTACGTTTATGGCGAACCTTATTTGCAGACGGTTCTCGATAAATGGGGTGCTGCGCAGATTGATTTTCACCGCGTCGTCGCGGACACCGGATACGTTGTGGTCTCGATCGACAACCGCGGCACGGCAGCACCAAAAGGCGCCGCGTGGCGACGTTCTGTATTTGGCAGTCTGGGCCCGCTGTCCACTGAAGATCAGGCCGCCGCTCTGAAGAAGCTTGCGGAAATGGAACCGTACATCGATTTGAATCGAGTCGGTATCTGGGGTTGGAGTGGTGGTGGCTCCAACACGTTAAACGCCATGTTTCGCAAGCCGGATGTCTACCACGTGGGCATCGCGGTCGTGCCCAAGCCACAACCGTGGCTTTACAACGCCTGGTTCCAGGAAATCTATATGCGGACTCGCGAAGTCAACCCAGAAGGCTACAAGCGATCCGCACCGATCAACTTCGCCGAAGGTCTGAAGGGCAAGCTGTTGATCGTCACCGGATCAGGCGAAACGAACACTCACATTCAAATCATCGAAGGGCTCGTTGATCGGCTGATCGAACTTGGCAAGCCATTCGATTATATGGTGTATCCCAACCGCGACCACGGTCTTCGTGAAGGACCAGGGTCTGTCGTGCATGTGCGAATGCTGATCCTCCGACATCTGATCGAAAATTTACCACGCGGCCCGCGATAA